From the Pseudoalteromonas tunicata genome, one window contains:
- the rpoE gene encoding RNA polymerase sigma factor RpoE, with amino-acid sequence MNEQDLDLALVIKVQQGDKNAFNLLVRKYQNKVASLISRYVSNQSDVADVAQEAFIKAYRAIPGFRGESAFYTWLYRIAVNCAKNYLVAQGRKPPANDVDAEEAEYYEGASAMHSNASPENLLMSDEVKKVIYDAINNLPEDLKTAITLRELEGMSYEDIAVIMDCPVGTVRSRIFRAREAVDLKLNPLINNA; translated from the coding sequence ATGAACGAGCAGGATTTAGATTTAGCGCTAGTAATAAAAGTGCAGCAGGGAGACAAAAACGCTTTTAATTTGTTGGTCAGAAAATATCAAAACAAAGTGGCCAGTTTGATTTCTCGATATGTATCAAACCAAAGCGATGTAGCTGATGTTGCACAAGAAGCCTTTATTAAAGCGTACCGTGCAATTCCTGGCTTTCGAGGTGAAAGTGCTTTTTATACCTGGCTTTACCGAATTGCTGTTAACTGCGCAAAAAACTACCTTGTTGCTCAAGGACGCAAACCGCCCGCAAATGATGTTGACGCTGAAGAGGCTGAATATTATGAAGGCGCATCGGCTATGCACTCTAATGCGTCGCCTGAAAATTTGCTGATGAGTGATGAAGTAAAAAAAGTAATTTACGATGCAATCAATAATTTGCCTGAAGACCTAAAAACCGCGATAACCTTGCGTGAATTAGAGGGTATGAGCTATGAAGATATAGCCGTTATTATGGATTGTCCGGTTGGAACTGTGCGTTCAAGGATTTTCAGAGCGCGTGAAGCAGTTGATTTAAAATTAAACCCATTAATAAATAATGCATAG
- a CDS encoding peptidoglycan DD-metalloendopeptidase family protein — protein MVTMVQKIPQQHKILIVVFFSVILTLILTTSEKAKASKDNNQTELEVGKRYELTLQHLSQTAEQSTQSSEVETATVEPVALAPEITYKAFTVKTGDNLAIIFKRAGFSAQTLYKLINLNDDTHSLTKIHPGEVLYLASNQQKELSHLKYQINQTDTLLVSLDENNQLISHIDSKQIETRNQITAGQIKTNFWNAGIEAGLTEKQIMNFADIFGWDIDFANDIRTNDQFVLIYETKYIEGEYIGTGEVIAAEFINQGEHFAAVRHDDGNYYTPEGRSMRKAFLRAPVNFKYISSSFNPKRKHPVTGQVKAHRGIDYAAKTGTPVMASGNGKVIESGYSKYNGNYVFIQHGSQYVTKYLHLHKRNVKSGTKVKQGQIIGTVGATGRVTGAHLHYEFLVNGVHRNPKTVALPKSESLAKNELATFKPYADTLIAQLSSKRDLYLAMQN, from the coding sequence ATGGTTACTATGGTGCAAAAAATACCCCAACAACACAAAATACTCATTGTTGTATTTTTCTCGGTTATTTTAACCTTAATCTTAACCACGTCTGAAAAAGCTAAAGCTTCAAAAGATAATAACCAAACAGAACTTGAAGTTGGCAAACGTTACGAATTAACCCTACAACATTTATCTCAAACTGCTGAACAATCAACTCAATCGAGCGAAGTTGAAACAGCGACTGTAGAACCCGTTGCTTTAGCTCCTGAAATAACCTACAAAGCCTTCACTGTTAAAACTGGCGATAATTTAGCTATCATATTCAAACGAGCTGGCTTTTCGGCTCAAACTTTATATAAGTTAATTAACTTAAATGATGACACTCATTCATTAACAAAAATTCATCCAGGCGAAGTGCTTTATTTGGCAAGTAATCAACAAAAAGAATTGTCACACCTTAAGTATCAAATAAACCAAACAGATACATTGCTCGTTTCGTTAGATGAAAACAACCAATTAATCAGCCATATTGACAGCAAACAAATTGAAACCCGCAACCAAATTACTGCTGGGCAAATTAAAACCAACTTCTGGAATGCAGGAATTGAAGCTGGGCTGACCGAGAAGCAAATTATGAATTTTGCTGATATTTTTGGCTGGGATATCGACTTTGCCAATGACATTCGCACCAACGATCAATTTGTTCTTATTTATGAGACAAAATACATTGAAGGTGAATATATTGGCACCGGTGAAGTGATTGCAGCTGAATTTATCAATCAAGGTGAGCATTTTGCGGCTGTTCGTCATGATGATGGTAATTACTATACCCCTGAGGGTCGCAGCATGCGCAAAGCTTTCTTGCGCGCTCCTGTTAACTTTAAATATATTAGCTCAAGCTTTAACCCAAAACGAAAACACCCAGTTACAGGCCAAGTGAAAGCCCATCGAGGTATTGATTATGCGGCTAAAACAGGTACTCCTGTTATGGCATCAGGTAACGGCAAAGTAATTGAGTCTGGATATAGCAAATACAATGGTAATTATGTGTTTATTCAGCATGGTAGCCAGTATGTTACTAAATACTTACATCTTCACAAACGTAATGTGAAATCAGGTACCAAAGTAAAACAAGGCCAAATTATTGGAACTGTTGGCGCAACAGGTCGAGTGACAGGTGCTCATTTACATTATGAATTTTTAGTTAATGGTGTTCATAGAAACCCAAAAACAGTGGCACTACCAAAGTCTGAGTCTCTTGCAAAAAATGAACTTGCGACGTTTAAGCCATACGCAGATACTTTAATAGCTCAGCTAAGTTCAAAACGTGATTTATATTTAGCGATGCAAAACTAA
- a CDS encoding protein YgfX, whose product MYRIAFSANNQLPTFIVGFFIVLGSLFLLLATSFFHAIFLLCSIGFAFYFSWLQLIKSTPKQGALLLLENGDIELLTEQSSLHFQMLKSSFSTDTVVFLHLKSQQKRWLIIFRSSVNAADYARLRRHLNLQN is encoded by the coding sequence GTGTATAGAATTGCTTTTAGTGCCAATAATCAATTGCCTACTTTTATAGTGGGCTTTTTTATTGTGTTGGGTAGTTTGTTTTTATTGCTTGCAACCTCTTTCTTCCACGCCATTTTTTTATTGTGTTCAATTGGCTTTGCATTTTATTTTAGCTGGTTACAGTTAATTAAAAGTACCCCAAAGCAAGGTGCGCTTTTGCTATTAGAAAATGGCGATATTGAACTGTTAACAGAGCAAAGTTCACTTCACTTTCAAATGCTTAAATCAAGTTTTTCAACAGATACCGTGGTGTTTTTACATTTAAAAAGCCAGCAAAAGCGCTGGCTTATAATTTTCCGTAGTAGTGTTAATGCCGCCGATTATGCTCGTTTACGACGGCATTTAAATCTCCAAAACTAA
- the ygfZ gene encoding tRNA-modifying protein YgfZ, which yields MSQIFACSLSDQLIEFAGADKKSYLHGQITQDINLINHETMLWAGHCSGKGKLWAVHKLFAHNDSYFSITSADSFEQSLAELKKYAVFAKVTISHNTEFKLIGLFGDNLQPALAALNINFQGNSAAFQFGHAIKLSDDRIILIVKDTPESFLNDIAIWLDNDFTWQSLAILHGEPSLNTSAVGEYVPQMVNLQAIGGISFTKGCYTGQETVARMKYLGKNKRAMYIIQAQGDSPINSDEVEQQLGENWRRAGHIIASAFDPIDKKAVALVVLPNDISPETPLRSKHEQPMLFTIQPLPYSLSDN from the coding sequence ATGTCTCAAATTTTTGCATGCTCACTTAGCGATCAGCTCATTGAATTTGCTGGTGCGGATAAAAAATCGTATTTACACGGTCAAATTACTCAAGATATTAATCTCATCAACCATGAAACAATGTTATGGGCTGGTCACTGCAGTGGCAAAGGAAAACTCTGGGCGGTACATAAATTATTTGCCCACAACGACAGTTACTTCTCAATTACTTCTGCCGACTCTTTTGAGCAAAGCTTAGCGGAACTAAAAAAGTATGCCGTATTTGCCAAAGTTACCATTAGCCATAATACCGAATTCAAATTAATTGGTTTATTTGGTGATAACTTACAACCCGCTTTAGCAGCCTTAAACATTAACTTTCAAGGCAACAGCGCTGCATTTCAATTTGGTCATGCAATAAAACTTTCTGACGACCGCATCATTTTAATTGTAAAAGATACGCCTGAATCTTTTTTAAACGATATCGCCATTTGGCTTGATAACGATTTTACTTGGCAAAGCTTAGCTATTTTACATGGCGAACCGAGCTTAAATACCAGTGCTGTGGGCGAATACGTACCTCAAATGGTAAACCTACAAGCCATTGGTGGCATCAGCTTTACTAAAGGGTGTTATACCGGTCAAGAAACCGTCGCAAGAATGAAATACTTGGGCAAAAATAAACGCGCTATGTACATCATTCAAGCACAAGGTGACAGCCCAATTAACAGTGATGAAGTTGAACAGCAGCTTGGTGAAAATTGGCGTCGCGCTGGTCATATCATCGCCAGTGCCTTCGATCCTATTGATAAAAAAGCGGTTGCGTTAGTGGTTTTACCTAACGATATTTCGCCTGAAACTCCGTTACGAAGTAAACACGAACAGCCAATGCTGTTCACAATCCAACCCCTACCTTATTCATTAAGCGACAACTAA
- the nadB gene encoding L-aspartate oxidase: MNQKKHHNTDVAIIGSGAAGLTLALTLANHCNVVVISKGPLKEGSTLYAQGGIAAVFDKDDSIESHVEDTLDAGAGLCDRAAVHYTASNAKQCMQWLIEQGVPFDMERDQQGKERYHLTREGGHSHRRILHAADATGKAVQTTLIDRVKEHKNITLLERYNAIDLITANKLGLTGKHCHGIYVWNRELEQVEIISAKFVALATGGASKVYLYTSNPDVASGDGIAMAWRAGCSVANMEFNQFHPTSLYHPELQNFLITEAMRGEGAYLLRPDGSRFMPDFDERAELAPRDIVARAIDYEMKRLGANCVYLDISHKDDDFIIDHFPTIYAKCLSVGLDITKEPIPVVPAAHYTCGGVMTDFNGKTDLDNLYAIGEVAYTGLHGANRMASNSLLECIVFAQAAAKDIMAKLSLVNEPVTIPDWDESRVSNSDEEVVITHNWHELRLFMWDYVGIVRTTKRLERALRRIELLQQEIQEYYANFRVTNNLLELRNLAQVAELIIRCALERKESRGLHYTLDYPNLAEQSGPTILKPNTKKP; encoded by the coding sequence ATGAACCAAAAAAAACACCACAATACTGACGTTGCCATTATTGGTAGCGGCGCTGCCGGTTTAACACTTGCTTTAACCTTAGCTAATCATTGCAATGTTGTAGTGATAAGCAAAGGTCCGCTAAAAGAAGGCTCAACTTTGTATGCACAAGGTGGCATCGCTGCTGTATTTGATAAAGATGACAGCATTGAATCCCATGTAGAAGATACTTTAGATGCTGGTGCCGGTTTATGCGATCGCGCAGCCGTTCATTATACAGCCAGTAATGCAAAACAATGTATGCAATGGCTGATTGAGCAAGGCGTGCCATTTGATATGGAACGCGATCAACAAGGTAAAGAACGCTATCATTTAACCCGAGAAGGCGGTCATAGCCATCGTCGAATTTTGCACGCCGCTGACGCAACAGGCAAGGCAGTACAAACAACGTTAATTGACCGGGTTAAAGAACATAAAAACATCACTTTATTAGAGCGTTATAATGCTATTGATTTAATCACCGCCAATAAATTAGGTTTAACGGGTAAACATTGTCACGGCATTTATGTTTGGAATCGCGAGTTAGAACAAGTTGAAATCATAAGTGCTAAATTTGTCGCATTGGCTACTGGTGGTGCAAGTAAGGTCTATTTATACACATCAAATCCAGATGTTGCCTCAGGAGATGGTATTGCAATGGCTTGGCGTGCAGGCTGTAGCGTTGCGAACATGGAATTTAACCAATTTCATCCTACCAGCTTATATCACCCTGAATTACAAAACTTTTTAATTACCGAAGCGATGCGCGGCGAAGGTGCTTATCTATTACGCCCTGATGGCAGCCGCTTTATGCCTGACTTTGATGAAAGAGCAGAGCTAGCTCCTCGTGATATTGTGGCACGTGCAATTGATTATGAAATGAAGCGTTTAGGGGCTAATTGCGTTTACCTCGACATTTCTCACAAAGATGATGATTTTATCATCGATCACTTCCCTACCATTTATGCAAAATGCTTAAGCGTAGGTTTAGATATCACAAAAGAACCTATTCCTGTTGTACCTGCTGCACATTATACCTGTGGTGGCGTAATGACTGACTTTAATGGCAAAACCGATTTAGATAACCTCTATGCTATTGGTGAAGTGGCTTATACAGGATTACATGGTGCAAATCGCATGGCGAGCAATTCGTTACTCGAATGTATTGTATTTGCTCAAGCTGCTGCAAAAGACATTATGGCGAAGTTGTCTCTTGTCAATGAACCAGTCACCATTCCTGATTGGGATGAAAGTCGAGTTAGCAATTCAGATGAAGAAGTTGTTATTACTCACAATTGGCATGAGCTCAGATTATTTATGTGGGACTATGTTGGCATAGTGCGCACCACAAAACGTTTGGAGCGCGCATTAAGGCGCATTGAATTACTGCAACAAGAAATTCAGGAGTATTATGCCAACTTTAGAGTGACCAATAATTTATTAGAGTTACGCAATTTAGCACAAGTTGCCGAACTGATTATTCGCTGCGCGTTAGAGCGCAAAGAAAGCCGAGGCTTACATTACACTTTAGATTATCCTAACTTGGCTGAGCAATCTGGTCCTACAATTTTAAAACCTAATACGAAAAAACCTTAG
- a CDS encoding sigma-E factor negative regulatory protein: MTKAPLTQNEHLSALLDGETPLTDQILTAEDHKTFERYALIGDVVKAEQQTDIFIDIADRVALALEHEPVYGDFSGQHQATDNSVNNDKLTDKNENNVISINWKKPLGQIAIAASVALVAIIGVQSIPNGQNDQMIDSLPMFQTTPVGGIASPVSYSTEPALANAKQGLRELQQQRIGALVLEHQRQTRIASQAQTDDNQEKPQAKDSN, translated from the coding sequence ATGACCAAAGCACCCTTAACGCAAAATGAGCATTTGTCAGCGTTACTCGATGGTGAAACGCCTCTGACAGATCAAATTTTGACTGCCGAAGATCACAAAACTTTTGAGCGCTACGCGTTAATCGGTGATGTAGTCAAAGCTGAGCAGCAAACCGATATTTTTATTGATATAGCAGACCGTGTGGCGCTAGCACTTGAACATGAACCTGTCTATGGCGATTTTAGTGGTCAACATCAAGCTACAGACAATTCAGTTAATAACGATAAACTAACCGATAAGAACGAAAATAATGTTATTTCTATTAACTGGAAAAAACCATTGGGCCAAATTGCAATTGCAGCAAGTGTAGCGCTCGTTGCCATTATTGGAGTACAAAGTATTCCTAATGGTCAAAATGATCAAATGATTGACTCACTGCCAATGTTTCAAACAACACCTGTAGGGGGAATTGCATCTCCTGTGAGTTATTCCACAGAACCAGCGCTTGCCAATGCCAAGCAAGGTTTACGTGAGTTACAACAACAGCGTATTGGCGCTTTAGTACTTGAACATCAAAGACAAACGCGTATTGCAAGTCAGGCGCAAACTGATGATAATCAAGAGAAGCCACAAGCCAAGGATTCAAACTAA
- a CDS encoding FKBP-type peptidyl-prolyl cis-trans isomerase → MKIAQNAVVKMHYSVIDKDNNAIDSSMNEEPLEVIIGSGYLIPGLENALIGKEVGDAFNVTVPPSEGYGERHEGLMQAVPKSMFEGIEVEIGMQFRATTDDGEETVMILDIQGDDVLVDGNHPLSGIELTFDVKILEVREATADELAHGHVHSPGGCGHDHSH, encoded by the coding sequence ATGAAAATTGCACAAAACGCTGTTGTAAAAATGCATTACTCAGTCATAGATAAAGACAATAATGCGATTGATAGCTCTATGAATGAAGAGCCATTAGAAGTGATCATTGGTTCGGGCTATTTAATCCCAGGCTTAGAAAACGCCCTAATTGGCAAAGAAGTAGGTGATGCTTTTAATGTCACCGTGCCACCTTCTGAAGGTTACGGTGAGCGCCATGAAGGCCTAATGCAAGCAGTACCTAAATCGATGTTTGAAGGTATTGAAGTTGAAATCGGTATGCAATTTCGCGCAACAACGGATGATGGCGAAGAAACGGTGATGATACTTGATATCCAAGGCGATGATGTACTTGTTGATGGCAACCACCCACTTTCGGGGATTGAATTAACTTTCGATGTTAAAATTCTAGAAGTGCGTGAAGCAACAGCCGATGAACTTGCTCACGGCCATGTTCATAGCCCTGGCGGTTGTGGCCACGACCATAGTCACTAA
- the tyrS gene encoding tyrosine--tRNA ligase, translating to MADLQAALAEIKRGAEEILIEDELIEKLKSGKKLKIKAGFDPTAPDLHLGHTVLINKMKTFQDLGHEVIFLIGDFTGMIGDPTGKNVTRKPLTREDVLANAETYKEQVFKILDPAKTTVAFNSTWMEKLGAAGMIKLASNQTVARMLERDDFKKRYAGGQPIAIHEFLYPLVQGWDSVALEADVELGGTDQRFNLLMGRELQKVEGQKPQTVLMMPLLEGTDGVQKMSKSLGNYIGITDSPTEMFGKIMSISDDLMWRYFDLLSALSIDQIAALKADVTAGTNPRDIKINLAREMIARFHSEADAEAAYQDFINRFQKKALPDDIPEVTVQIEGDVISIANLLKEADLVASTSEAMRMIKQGAVKLNGEEKISDSKLEIQKGSEAIYQVGKRKFAKVIVA from the coding sequence ATGGCTGATTTACAAGCCGCGTTAGCAGAAATCAAACGTGGTGCAGAAGAAATACTCATCGAAGATGAACTGATTGAAAAACTAAAATCAGGTAAAAAACTTAAGATTAAAGCTGGTTTTGATCCAACAGCGCCAGATCTTCATTTAGGTCATACAGTGCTAATTAATAAAATGAAAACTTTTCAGGACTTGGGTCATGAAGTTATTTTCTTAATTGGTGACTTTACAGGCATGATTGGTGATCCAACTGGTAAAAATGTCACTCGAAAGCCTCTAACTCGTGAAGATGTACTTGCAAACGCTGAAACATATAAAGAACAAGTATTTAAGATTTTAGATCCAGCAAAAACAACGGTCGCATTTAATTCGACATGGATGGAAAAGCTTGGTGCTGCTGGAATGATTAAACTTGCTTCTAATCAAACAGTTGCACGTATGCTTGAACGTGACGATTTCAAAAAACGTTATGCTGGTGGCCAACCTATTGCCATTCATGAATTTTTATATCCATTAGTACAAGGCTGGGATTCGGTTGCACTAGAGGCTGATGTTGAATTGGGCGGTACTGATCAGCGTTTTAATTTATTAATGGGTCGTGAGCTACAAAAAGTTGAAGGGCAAAAACCACAAACTGTTTTAATGATGCCATTGTTGGAAGGAACGGATGGCGTTCAAAAAATGTCTAAATCGTTAGGTAACTACATTGGTATTACAGATAGCCCAACAGAAATGTTTGGTAAAATCATGTCGATTTCTGATGACTTAATGTGGCGTTACTTCGATTTATTAAGCGCGTTGAGTATAGATCAAATTGCTGCGCTTAAGGCTGACGTAACAGCTGGTACCAATCCTCGTGATATTAAGATTAATCTTGCAAGAGAAATGATTGCGCGTTTTCATAGTGAAGCTGATGCAGAAGCTGCATATCAGGATTTTATTAATCGCTTTCAGAAAAAAGCGCTACCTGATGACATTCCTGAAGTGACGGTTCAAATTGAAGGTGATGTGATTTCTATCGCTAATTTATTAAAAGAAGCTGATTTGGTTGCAAGTACTTCTGAGGCGATGCGCATGATCAAGCAAGGTGCAGTAAAGCTTAATGGCGAAGAGAAAATCTCTGACAGTAAGCTAGAAATTCAAAAAGGTTCAGAAGCAATTTATCAAGTAGGCAAGCGTAAATTTGCAAAAGTAATTGTTGCTTAG
- the yaaA gene encoding peroxide stress protein YaaA, which translates to MITVISPAKNLDFETLLPTVLATQPQLLDHSEELMTVCRTLTPAQLSSLMKISDKLAGLNAARFSEWSLPFINDNARPAVFAFNGDVYGGLDAHSLTPESLEYAQTHLRILSGLYGVLKPLDLMQAYRLEMGTRLANPRGSNLYQFWGRIIADKLNELLAQQDCEYLVNLASNEYFKAVDTKVLKAKIITPIFKDCKNGQYKVISFYAKKARGMMARYIIENKITDLTGIQNFSEQGYYFSQEQTKKAEEPVFLRAEQ; encoded by the coding sequence ATGATTACGGTTATTTCTCCAGCAAAAAATTTAGATTTTGAGACGCTACTGCCAACAGTGTTAGCAACGCAACCGCAGCTTTTAGATCATAGCGAAGAGTTAATGACAGTGTGCAGGACACTTACCCCCGCTCAGCTGAGCTCTTTAATGAAAATCAGTGATAAGTTAGCTGGGCTAAACGCAGCACGCTTTAGCGAGTGGTCTTTGCCTTTTATAAACGATAATGCCCGCCCAGCAGTATTTGCATTTAATGGTGATGTTTATGGTGGCTTAGATGCTCATTCATTAACACCGGAGTCGTTAGAGTATGCTCAAACCCATTTACGCATTTTATCGGGGCTATATGGTGTGTTAAAACCACTTGATTTGATGCAAGCTTATCGTCTTGAAATGGGCACCCGTTTAGCAAACCCAAGAGGAAGTAATCTTTATCAGTTTTGGGGGCGTATTATTGCCGATAAATTAAATGAGTTATTGGCACAGCAAGACTGCGAATACTTAGTTAATTTAGCCTCTAATGAATATTTTAAAGCGGTAGATACTAAAGTATTAAAAGCAAAAATCATTACACCGATTTTTAAAGATTGTAAAAATGGCCAATATAAAGTGATCAGCTTTTATGCAAAAAAAGCCCGAGGCATGATGGCACGATATATCATTGAAAATAAGATTACTGATTTAACTGGGATTCAGAATTTCTCAGAGCAAGGTTATTATTTTAGCCAAGAGCAGACTAAAAAAGCAGAAGAGCCCGTTTTTTTACGAGCCGAGCAATAG
- a CDS encoding succinate dehydrogenase assembly factor 2: MTELNNKARLRWACRRGMLELDVLLMPFVEEGYDALSAEDKVIFQHLLTQEDPELFAWFMGHETAKDPQLNYMVKLILNRVRV; encoded by the coding sequence ATGACAGAGTTAAATAATAAAGCGCGATTACGTTGGGCATGTCGCAGAGGTATGTTAGAGCTAGATGTTTTGTTAATGCCCTTTGTTGAAGAAGGTTATGACGCATTATCAGCAGAAGATAAGGTTATTTTCCAACATTTATTAACTCAAGAAGATCCTGAGTTGTTTGCTTGGTTTATGGGTCATGAAACAGCTAAAGATCCACAGTTAAACTATATGGTTAAGCTTATTCTAAACCGAGTCCGTGTATAG
- a CDS encoding SoxR reducing system RseC family protein, with product MIEQTLTVVSVKGTTATLKPQAKKACEGCNGKCGSQIFAKLFGNKEALFDFDFQQQLEPGQQVLFGLDDSHVVKSSFLTYLLPLLFAIATAIFAAEVLFLPEGWQIILAFSAGFAGYLCAKFYLKAVKHHIEVIKIYPISSSPAQIDGD from the coding sequence ATGATAGAACAAACTCTTACCGTAGTGTCAGTAAAAGGCACTACCGCAACGCTAAAACCGCAAGCTAAAAAAGCCTGTGAAGGCTGTAATGGTAAATGTGGCTCGCAAATTTTTGCCAAATTATTTGGTAATAAAGAAGCCTTATTTGATTTTGACTTTCAACAACAACTTGAGCCAGGTCAGCAGGTTTTGTTTGGGCTTGATGATAGTCATGTTGTTAAAAGCTCATTTTTAACTTATTTGTTACCACTTCTATTTGCAATTGCTACCGCTATTTTTGCAGCTGAAGTATTATTTTTACCTGAGGGTTGGCAGATTATCCTTGCATTTTCAGCTGGTTTTGCTGGTTACCTTTGCGCCAAGTTTTATTTAAAAGCGGTGAAACACCATATTGAAGTGATAAAAATTTATCCAATTAGTTCAAGTCCAGCGCAAATAGATGGTGATTAA
- a CDS encoding MucB/RseB C-terminal domain-containing protein, with amino-acid sequence MRALALIFSLVIFSTNLAATEEESAKDLLEKMALTVHSSNFDASFVVVKGNAMEPYRWRHGQYQQTELEHLSLLNGAGLEIIRINDQVTYFEPQTPPYSINSRSISGPIPDILFHDISVLEGSYSFVLGGKGRIAGRSAQLVRIESKDNNKFNYWIWLDSQSSIVLKAAYVNQQGEIIEQLQLTNVTFSEQPAADLIEMSQKQFPTPLPLQEVSTELGKWQIGWLPQGFNLIKSDRHNLNLNNELADYFLFSDGLVEVSVFIQRPLSSMRRSTALTSGATTVFVHNAEGFDVSVVGNIPAAAAKNIAESVQRPNL; translated from the coding sequence ATGAGAGCTCTCGCTTTAATATTTTCGCTCGTTATTTTTTCAACTAATCTTGCTGCGACAGAAGAAGAAAGTGCCAAAGATCTCCTTGAGAAAATGGCACTCACCGTCCACTCAAGTAACTTCGATGCCTCATTTGTTGTTGTTAAAGGAAATGCCATGGAGCCTTATCGTTGGCGCCATGGTCAATACCAACAAACTGAATTAGAACATTTGAGCCTGCTTAATGGAGCAGGGCTTGAAATTATTCGTATTAATGATCAAGTTACTTATTTTGAGCCTCAGACGCCTCCTTATTCAATTAATTCACGCTCAATTTCTGGCCCTATTCCTGATATATTATTTCATGATATCAGTGTATTAGAAGGAAGTTATAGTTTTGTTCTTGGTGGCAAAGGCCGTATTGCAGGCCGTTCGGCGCAGCTAGTGCGCATTGAGTCTAAAGATAATAATAAGTTTAATTATTGGATTTGGCTTGATTCACAATCATCGATAGTTTTAAAAGCTGCTTATGTTAATCAGCAGGGGGAAATTATTGAGCAATTACAATTGACTAATGTGACCTTTTCAGAACAACCCGCAGCAGATTTAATTGAAATGAGTCAGAAACAATTTCCAACACCATTACCGTTGCAAGAAGTGTCAACAGAGCTTGGTAAATGGCAAATTGGTTGGTTGCCGCAAGGATTTAATCTGATTAAGTCTGATCGCCACAATTTAAATTTAAACAATGAACTGGCCGATTACTTTTTATTTAGTGATGGTTTGGTTGAAGTGTCGGTGTTTATTCAAAGGCCACTTTCATCAATGCGACGCAGTACGGCATTAACTTCTGGTGCTACAACCGTGTTTGTCCATAATGCTGAAGGCTTTGATGTTTCTGTTGTTGGGAATATTCCAGCTGCTGCCGCCAAAAATATTGCTGAGTCTGTACAGCGTCCAAATTTATGA